The segment TAATAAAAATTTCGTTCGAACTTTTGAAATAATGTGACCTTTTTGATCAGCAATTATTATAGAATGTTTATAAACTGAGAAATAAGTTAAGGTAGCATTCAATAAAAAAAGCAAGTAAATGATATTTAGATTCGCAACTTTAGGGTCACCATTAATTAGATATTGTAAAAAGGGAAATATACATAAACCTATGCCGAAAACTATCAATCCAATTATTTTGTACGCTTTCCTGTATAAATTTAGTAAGGCCTGTATTTTATACGTATTCCCCTCTGTTAATGGATGGTATAAACTATATAACATCGCAGTATCAAAACCAAGATTGGCCAAGGAAAGTAATAATAAGATACTCGTGAATAGACCTTCAACACCAACATATTCAATACCTAGTGTAAAGATTATTGCTGTTCTTACAAAGAAGCCCATTAATAAGCTTACAATTTGAGATACCAACCCAAAAATAATATTCATTAAGGAGTTTTTTATTCTCATACTAAAATATCATCTACTTTTTTGGTAATAAAAAGACTCTTTATATAAATTACTGATTTTCCGCCTGATTATTGGAAAGAAATACTTCATTCTATATGCCAGTAATTCTTTGAATCTTTCCTTTTTAAAATTATAATCAATCATCCAGGAACCAATTTCTTTGAAGACAATGTTTTGATGGTTATCTTCGAATCTACTACGGATTTCGTTCCAGTATATCTTGATAAAATTATCTGTGAAGAACTTACTTTCATTTTTCATTGCATGGCGTAAAAACTCCGAGAGCTTTACTGAATCATTCGGGAGATTAAAACCAAAATCCCTTGGATCATACCCTTCTGCTATGATCCCCATTATTGTCCTCAGACATTTTTCACACTCACAACAATTAATTTCATTTTTAAAGCAAACCCTCAATTGAATATTCTCTACATTCTTACAATTATTTAAAACAATACTTAGTTTTTTCTGTCTAGTTAAGTCATATCCATCGTGGAAAACATTTCCTGATGCGAATTTTATTTTATTATCCACTGTTGGATCTGATGCACATGTAACTTTGTATGCTGGAGTATTAGAGCTAGCGATGAATAATGTTTGAACCCTCATGTCATAGGCAATTGGAATTGCAGCTGATATGATTGCTAGTCCATGATGTAATCCGTGCCACCATGTATCTCCTAATTTTTTTGAAAAATCTTTATCCACTAATTTGCTTAATAGAAATGTTCCATAATTTGATTCAACAAAAATATTAGTTAAATTATTTGATTCGCCAAATAAAAGTGCATTTTTTTTATCTGCTTCCCAAGTATCACTTGGCAATATTTTTTCCTCATGCCAAGCATATTCAGTTATTAATATTGGATTTGAGTTTTTATTTCTAATATAGGTTGTGAGTGCATCCAGGCCGCCACTAAATAAAGATGCTGATTTTTTATTGATTTCATATTCATTTTTTACTAATTTTTTTACTTGTATGTTCCCTTTGAATTTTATATTAGGGAACATACTTTGGTAGCCTTTTTTCACTTCATCTAAAGATTTGTAGAAAACTTCATCTAATTCATCTAAATATAAATTAGAATCTGTAATCCATACAAGTGGGGCGATATTTGATATAAAGGGTATAGCTAGAATACTTATTGGTACATTTTCCATACATTTGTTGTATTCATAGAACAATATATTTTCAGGGTGAAAATATCTACTTATTTTCCCTTTAGAATTATAGTTAAAATCAACCCTATTATTTTTCACTATAATATTTGTTAAAAACACATCACTCATAGCTATCTCCTTCATTTAATTAAATTGGTCGAACCACTTATTCACAATTTCAAAATTCACATTAACATTCGTTCTTATCTTAGAATTAATCAAGCCATCTAATTCTTGTAAATCCTTACGTTCTATGCAGTTCAAATTATAACTTTCCTCCATTCCTTTAGCGCGCTCATCAATTGAAATAATTATTGCTCTTTTCTTTTTTCTCATCGCGTATATTCCGCCATGCAAGCGGGTACCTACATAGTCAATATCTAAACTTAAGCATTTCTCGAAATTTTCTAAATCCGGTGGAACAATTTTAATACTTTCAATGTTTTGCAACTCTTTTAAGTAAGCTAAATCTTGTGCATCTTGAATCCAGAAATAAATATTTTTGTAATTTTCTCTTAAGGTGTCAATTAGTAATTGATCATGATCATAATCTTTTGAATGATGAGTTAATGTAAAAATAACGTTTTCTGATTTTGTTAACTTAATTTCTTTACAATGATCAGGTGTCAAAGACCATAAAGTTGGACATCCGGTATTATAAGCTCGAAAACCCATTCCCTCTACAATTTTCTTTGTTCTTTCATCTCTTACACTGTGTATATAATCTTTAGAAAGTACTTTTTTATATAACATTTTTGTGTATACACCCACTTTATCTCCTTTACCAGCTCCTACCCCCAATAAAATGCTATTTTTCAAGGGAGAATAATTTAACAGATTTATGTTCCATTGAGGAAAATGAGTGAGCATATTCATTGTAAGCAAATTAGTACCACCTACAAATTTATATTTAGCGTTAGAATAAATTTTCACCCTGTTTGATCCTCTCATTACTTGAAACCATTGAAAAGGAGAAACATGAGTTGGTAATGTTAAAACAAACGAATCCATCGTTAAATCCTTAATTTGATGTTTTACACATTTCATAATAATATCGTCACCTTTATTTAATGACCCTACTGATGTATCTAGTAATAGAATATTATCCATATTTTCTCCTCATTCACTTTAAAATAATTGATATAATTTTTCTATCTCATCCTCGTTATTGTAATTATTCTTGGAAATGTTGCTTATCAATTCTTTCGTTTTTTCACCTTTAAGAAGGCTTTCCAGTCCATCTGCAATGCCTATATCACTTTTTTCACAGATTAATCCTTCATAGCCATCTACTATTTGACTATCAGCTGTATCATAATTTGTTAATAAAATAGGCTTTTCAAGAATTAGTGCTTCAGTGACAGTGACCGCTTTTCCTTCATATCTCGAGGGTTGAACATATATGTCCGCAGCCTTGATTAATGGATAGGGGTTTATCCTTTTTCCTAATAATATAAAACTGTCCAACAGATTATTTTTATTTATTAATTCTAATAAAGCTCTTTCCTCACCGCCGTACCCAACAACATACCAAACTATATTCTTGTAACCCCTCTTCTTTAGGATTCTCATAGCATTAATTGCAATATCCAGTCCCTTAGCATAAGATAGTCTGGCGACTGTAACTATTTTAATTTTTTGGTCTATTAACAAGGGGTTTTCTATCTGTTCTAATGACATTTTCCTAATCAATTCAGCAGAATTAATATTTTCAATTACTTTTACCTTGTGTTTTAAATTTGGATACTTCTTAACAAAAGAGATTTTACACATCTCTGACACTGCAATGATATGGTTGAAATTACTCCAAATAATCGAATCTGCTTCAACATCTGTTTCTATGGCTGAAAAATCCGTATGTATCCAAGCTATTTTTACTTTTGCATTTACCTTCTCTGCCACAAAGTTATGTGGCCACAGATAGCTTATCGCTACATCATATTCTTTTTTAACTTTTGGTAAAAAAGGCATTGCGTATTTCCACATTAATTGCATTTGATAATAGCCAGGCTCAGAGAAACGTTTTATTTTCCCAATAAGATCGGCTTGCAGTTTTGCTAGAATCCGTGAAGTTGCAATGACATAGTTTTTTTCTTTCAATAAAGTGCCAATTGATTTTCGGAAAGTGGCGTACTCTGGAATTTCATTTAACAAATGTACTTTGTTGGAAAGCATGGGCATGAAGTCACCCTGGTGTCGATATAGCATTAAATCTACATTGTAATTACCATAATCAAAATGCTCTAACATACTTAATAAACTTCTTTCAACCCCTCCTATTTCTAAATCATAGGAGGCAATTAGTATGTTTTTCATTGAAACCTCCTATATCTTGGCTAAGGCCTTTCTAATCTTTGCTATATTTTGTCCTCCAATAATAAATGCGGAAGTCGCCTTAATCTTTCCTTTGATTTTGGCATCCCAAGGCAGCCAGCTTTTGTGGTAATGGTGCATGGCATAGGTCTCATCTGTAGAATAATTAATACAATTAATATAGTCATATGGTGAAAAAAAGGGTTGAGGATACACCGAACCTACATTTTGGATTGTTTGGTTTTCGCCGTTTCTTACCATTCCTAATTCCTCAAGCATTTTGGTCACCATTGCTACATTAGTTAAGTCGTTCAGACTCCCATCTATATTTATGAACGACCTATTCTTATAAAGATCAAGAAATTCCTTAATGAGTCTATTTTTAGGCTCTGATCCTATCGTACTAGTAGCAATATAGTTTTCTTGTTCAAATCCCCAGAAAGACTCGTTAGTCAATAAGTCATCAAACGGCTTGAATACTTCCACATCTGTATCCAAGTAAATCCCACCATATTCATACAGGACTTTAACTCGAACATAATCACTTACAAAAGCAAACTTACCTGCTTTATACGCTTCATCGGCATATTTATTTTCCTTAAAGTCACTATTTGTCTCATTCCACTCGATAAATTGATAGTCATTGAGATGCTTTTTCCAGCTCTCCATACATTTATTTACGATTGCTGGTTTTTCTTTTTCTCCAAACCAACAGTAGTGAATGATTTTTGGTATTTTTTGCTGTCTCACATACCTTCACCCTTCCTTGAGCAACATTTGGTTTGTGCACTTTTTAATACAGCTAATAATTCGATTTTGGTCCTGCGGATTTAGGTTAGAACCTGACGGTAAACAAACACCTTTATCAAAAAGATTCGCAGCAACATCTTCCCTTTCATCATGACGGAAATACTTGCAACCATGAAATAAAGGCTGTAGATGCAATGGCTTCCATAAGGGTCTTGCTTCAATATTTTCTTTTGCTAATGCTTTAATTATTTCGGTGGCATGAATTCCTGCCTCTCTGTCATTTATTATGATTGCCGTCAACCATCTGTTAGATTTTGTCCCTTTTAACTCTGGCATAAATTGTATTCCATTTACTAAGCTTAAAGCTTTATAATAACGATCGAATATGTCCCTTCTTGCCTGGACTCTATCTTCCAAAACTTCTAATTGTCCCCTTCCGATTCCAGCAAGAATGTTGCTTAACCGGTAGTTATAGCCTATCTCACTATGCTGGTAATGAATGGCTTGATCTCTTGCTTGAGTTGCTAAAAATCTTGCTTTTTCCGCAAGTTTCCTATCATTGGTAACGAGCATACCTCCACCCGAGGTAGTGATGATCTTGTTGCCGTTAAATGAGAAAATTCCAAACTGACCAAACGAGCCACTTTGCTTTCCTTTGTAATAGGATCCTAATGATTCCGCAGCGTCTTCTATTAAAGGGACTCCATATTGATTACACAATTCTAGAATTTCATCCATCTTTGCACTTTGTCCGTACAAATTGACCACAATAACCGCTTTCGGTAATTTGCCACCTTTTAAGGCATCAATAAATGCCCTTTTTAATGCGTCAGGAGACATGTTCCAAGTGTCCGGTTCCGAATCAATAAAAACCGGCTCGGCTCCTTGGTAAAGAATAGGATTGGCACTTGCAACAAATGTGAGGGTGGAGCAAAAAATCGTATCCCCTTTCCCCACCTCTAATAAAGAAAGAGCCAGATGAATGGCTGCAGTTCCAGAACTTACTGCTACAGCTTCATTGACTCCTACTTTTTGGGCTATTTCTTTTTCGAAAGCATTGACATTTGGGCCGAGTGGGGCAATCCAATTGGTTTGGAATGCTTCGTCTACATATTTCATTTCGTTCCCACTCATATGAGGTGGGGACAAGTATATCTTTCCCATACCACGATCTCTCCTTAAAAAATTAAGTACAAAAAAGATCTTTTATTTCTTTTATTTCTGCTATTTCTCTCAAATCCTTTATTATGTGATGTGCTTTATACTGTTCTTCAACGATTTGATTTTTATAAATGCTTTCTTCTCTTATAACTTGTATGGTTCTCCAACCCAGTCTCTTTGCAGTTATAAAATCTTTATTTATGTTATCCCCAACATATATACAATCTTCGTGATTGCACCTAAATTCTTTACAAATTACATCGTAAGGAAGCCTATGTGGTTTCCAGAATTTTTTTCCGTATTCATCTGTAAAAACTATTGTTTGGAAATATTTTTTTAATCTTAAAGAATTCGCTTTATTTTTTTGAGTTGCTAAATATCCATCAGTAATGACTCCTAATTTCACCCAAGGGTAAATTTTTTTTTGCAGCGCTATGAATTCTTCTAAGATCGTTATTTCAGGTAAATGATTACGATAAACGTTAACCATTTCATCAATCTGCGAAGAACTATATTCTATCCCCAAATAATCTAAAGCTTGATTAAATACAAACTTCTTCTCTCCATTTAAAAATATGTTTATTGCAATTTTATAAAAGCCTTTTTGATTCCAGTTTTTTATTAACCAGTCATCTACTGCTTTAAAACCACTAAAGACAAATTCTATCTCATTGTAAAGAGTATCATCCATATCAAAAATTAATGATTTCACATTCATACATCACGTACCAATTAAAATTGCCTTGTCATATCGAAGCATTGTAACATCTTCTTTCCATGAACTACTGTATTTAATAGAATTTCCTCTAAGTATCTGAATCGTCCATAATGCAAAATTTGCGCCTGCACCTATAGATAAAGGTATACCCCCACCGAATCTTGGGTTGATTTCGATAAATACTATGCTGCCATCATCTTTCTTAAAACATTGCAATGTTATACAGCCCATTGCGCCTGGAAGTTTTTCAACCACCTCTTTTGCTGCATTAATAATCTCTATATCTTTAACGGTCCTGCCTTTACTTACTTCACCAGCCCTTGTTTCAATTCGCAATCTAGGGACAATGGTAATGATGTTTCCGCTGAAATCTAACATTACATCAACTGTATATTCTTTACCTACCACATATTCTTGAATCATTGCATTAGGAATATATTCTCTAAAAAAGGATAATTCTCTTACGTTTTTCACAATTGTGACCCCTTTGCTGGAACTTCCATCAAAAGGCTTAATCACAATAGGATAAGTAATTTCATTTATTTCTTGGACATTATAAACTTTGGGAGTTAGTATGTTATTTTCAATGAAAAAGTTGTACGTGTCGACTTTATTATTTGCAATGTTATTTAATTCTTCACTGGATACTAATACTTTGACCCCAATCTCTTCAAAGCAATTTAACGATTTTGATAGTATAGTTAATTCCGGGTCGATGAGTGGTACTACTAAATTGATATTCTCTTCTTTACAGATATTAATGATTTCAGAAATATAATTTTCGTTCCTAACACTAGAGATAGTGTAATGTTTATCACTAATCATTGCTGTTGGAACAAGATTGTTTCTATCTGCTGTAATAATTTTTCCAACATCTTCTCTAAGTTCTATGAAGCTATTAATAAGCGATACTCTTCTACCAGAACTTGTAAACAAAATGTTTATCTTCTTATCCATTTTGTCTTTCTCCTTTAAAAATTGGCATTGTTATTGTTTTTGCATTATTAATATCTTTTGGAAATACCGTTCTGATAAATGTTTTCATTATTATTTTTAGATCTAATAAAAACGAGTACTTATCTACATACAATACATCCAATTTGAATTTCTCTTCCCAAGAAATAGAATTTCTCCCATTAACTTGGGCTAATCCTGTAATACCTGGCTTTACAAGGTGTCTTCTATTTTGTTCCTTGGTATACAACGGGAGGTATTCAGGTAGTAAAGGTCTTGGCCCGACAAGACTTAATTCTCCTTTAATTACATTGAATAATTGGGGAAGTTCATCTAAACTAAACTTTCTGAGTAGTTCAC is part of the Sutcliffiella sp. FSL R7-0096 genome and harbors:
- a CDS encoding peptidase — encoded protein: MSDVFLTNIIVKNNRVDFNYNSKGKISRYFHPENILFYEYNKCMENVPISILAIPFISNIAPLVWITDSNLYLDELDEVFYKSLDEVKKGYQSMFPNIKFKGNIQVKKLVKNEYEINKKSASLFSGGLDALTTYIRNKNSNPILITEYAWHEEKILPSDTWEADKKNALLFGESNNLTNIFVESNYGTFLLSKLVDKDFSKKLGDTWWHGLHHGLAIISAAIPIAYDMRVQTLFIASSNTPAYKVTCASDPTVDNKIKFASGNVFHDGYDLTRQKKLSIVLNNCKNVENIQLRVCFKNEINCCECEKCLRTIMGIIAEGYDPRDFGFNLPNDSVKLSEFLRHAMKNESKFFTDNFIKIYWNEIRSRFEDNHQNIVFKEIGSWMIDYNFKKERFKELLAYRMKYFFPIIRRKISNLYKESFYYQKSR
- a CDS encoding polysaccharide pyruvyl transferase family protein; this encodes MDNILLLDTSVGSLNKGDDIIMKCVKHQIKDLTMDSFVLTLPTHVSPFQWFQVMRGSNRVKIYSNAKYKFVGGTNLLTMNMLTHFPQWNINLLNYSPLKNSILLGVGAGKGDKVGVYTKMLYKKVLSKDYIHSVRDERTKKIVEGMGFRAYNTGCPTLWSLTPDHCKEIKLTKSENVIFTLTHHSKDYDHDQLLIDTLRENYKNIYFWIQDAQDLAYLKELQNIESIKIVPPDLENFEKCLSLDIDYVGTRLHGGIYAMRKKKRAIIISIDERAKGMEESYNLNCIERKDLQELDGLINSKIRTNVNVNFEIVNKWFDQFN
- a CDS encoding glycosyltransferase, whose product is MKNILIASYDLEIGGVERSLLSMLEHFDYGNYNVDLMLYRHQGDFMPMLSNKVHLLNEIPEYATFRKSIGTLLKEKNYVIATSRILAKLQADLIGKIKRFSEPGYYQMQLMWKYAMPFLPKVKKEYDVAISYLWPHNFVAEKVNAKVKIAWIHTDFSAIETDVEADSIIWSNFNHIIAVSEMCKISFVKKYPNLKHKVKVIENINSAELIRKMSLEQIENPLLIDQKIKIVTVARLSYAKGLDIAINAMRILKKRGYKNIVWYVVGYGGEERALLELINKNNLLDSFILLGKRINPYPLIKAADIYVQPSRYEGKAVTVTEALILEKPILLTNYDTADSQIVDGYEGLICEKSDIGIADGLESLLKGEKTKELISNISKNNYNNEDEIEKLYQLF
- a CDS encoding glycosyltransferase, translated to MRQQKIPKIIHYCWFGEKEKPAIVNKCMESWKKHLNDYQFIEWNETNSDFKENKYADEAYKAGKFAFVSDYVRVKVLYEYGGIYLDTDVEVFKPFDDLLTNESFWGFEQENYIATSTIGSEPKNRLIKEFLDLYKNRSFINIDGSLNDLTNVAMVTKMLEELGMVRNGENQTIQNVGSVYPQPFFSPYDYINCINYSTDETYAMHHYHKSWLPWDAKIKGKIKATSAFIIGGQNIAKIRKALAKI
- a CDS encoding aminotransferase class I/II-fold pyridoxal phosphate-dependent enzyme, producing the protein MGKIYLSPPHMSGNEMKYVDEAFQTNWIAPLGPNVNAFEKEIAQKVGVNEAVAVSSGTAAIHLALSLLEVGKGDTIFCSTLTFVASANPILYQGAEPVFIDSEPDTWNMSPDALKRAFIDALKGGKLPKAVIVVNLYGQSAKMDEILELCNQYGVPLIEDAAESLGSYYKGKQSGSFGQFGIFSFNGNKIITTSGGGMLVTNDRKLAEKARFLATQARDQAIHYQHSEIGYNYRLSNILAGIGRGQLEVLEDRVQARRDIFDRYYKALSLVNGIQFMPELKGTKSNRWLTAIIINDREAGIHATEIIKALAKENIEARPLWKPLHLQPLFHGCKYFRHDEREDVAANLFDKGVCLPSGSNLNPQDQNRIISCIKKCTNQMLLKEG
- a CDS encoding HAD family hydrolase — protein: MNVKSLIFDMDDTLYNEIEFVFSGFKAVDDWLIKNWNQKGFYKIAINIFLNGEKKFVFNQALDYLGIEYSSSQIDEMVNVYRNHLPEITILEEFIALQKKIYPWVKLGVITDGYLATQKNKANSLRLKKYFQTIVFTDEYGKKFWKPHRLPYDVICKEFRCNHEDCIYVGDNINKDFITAKRLGWRTIQVIREESIYKNQIVEEQYKAHHIIKDLREIAEIKEIKDLFCT
- a CDS encoding ATP-grasp domain-containing protein, with the translated sequence MDKKINILFTSSGRRVSLINSFIELREDVGKIITADRNNLVPTAMISDKHYTISSVRNENYISEIINICKEENINLVVPLIDPELTILSKSLNCFEEIGVKVLVSSEELNNIANNKVDTYNFFIENNILTPKVYNVQEINEITYPIVIKPFDGSSSKGVTIVKNVRELSFFREYIPNAMIQEYVVGKEYTVDVMLDFSGNIITIVPRLRIETRAGEVSKGRTVKDIEIINAAKEVVEKLPGAMGCITLQCFKKDDGSIVFIEINPRFGGGIPLSIGAGANFALWTIQILRGNSIKYSSSWKEDVTMLRYDKAILIGT
- a CDS encoding sugar transferase yields the protein MKRVFDLTTSIILIVILAPLFVGVSICVKLDVGSPILFRQIRIGLNGKPFTIYKFRTMSEKKGENGVLLPDNERISFIGELLRKFSLDELPQLFNVIKGELSLVGPRPLLPEYLPLYTKEQNRRHLVKPGITGLAQVNGRNSISWEEKFKLDVLYVDKYSFLLDLKIIMKTFIRTVFPKDINNAKTITMPIFKGERQNG